The region CCACCAGGCCCTTACGCCGTGAAGCGGCGCAAGGGCCTGTGTTTTCCCCCGTGCCTTTGATATAGTAATGGCCGGCAAGGACTCTTGCGGGAGTAGCTCAATGGTAGAGTGCCAGCCTTCCAAGCTGGCGATGTGGGTTCGATTCCCATCTCCCGCTCCAAGTTGACGCGGGCCGGCATCTGCGGCCCGCTCACCACTCCTAGGGGGCGCAGTGGCCGCGAGGATCTTGGACGGCAGGGTAGTCGCGCAGCAACGACGCGCCCCGCTCATCGAGCAGGTGGGGGTATTCACCGCCCGTCACAGCGTAGCGCCGTGTTTGGCTGCCGTGCTCGCCGGCGCGAATCCCGCCTCCCAGCAGTACGTAGAGACCAAGGCTCGGGCTGCGGGGAAGGTGGGGATCCGTTCTGAAACCTTCCATCTCGCCGGCGACACCTCTCAGGGCGATTACCTTGCCCTGATCGATGACCTGAACCGCCGCCGGGACGTCCACGGGATCCTCCCCCAGCTGCCCCTGCCTTCTCAGATCGATCCTCAGCGCGTCTTCGAGCGGATCGATCCACTCAAGGATGTGGACGGATTGAGCCCGGAGAACGCCGGCCGGCTCGCGCTCGGGTATCCTCGATTGATCCCGTGCACCCCGCTCGGCATCCTCGCGCTGCTCGATTACGCGGGGGTCCGGCTCGCCGGTGCCCAGGTCGTCGTCGTCGGTCGGAGCAACATCGTGGGCAAGCCGGTGGCCCTCCTCACGCTCGCCCGGAATGCGACGGTGATGATCTGCCACTCTCGCACCATCGACTTGGCGGTGCGCACGCGGATGGCGGACGTCCTGATTGTCGCGGTCGGGCGCCCGCGAGCGATTGGAGCGGAGATGGTCAAGCCCGGCGCCGTCGTGATCGACGTGGGGAACGGCCGCGTTGAGGGGAAGACCGTTGGAGACGTGGATTTTGACGGCGTCAAAGAGGTCGCCGGCGCCATCACCCCGGTCCCGGGGGGTGTCGGCCCCATGACGATCGAGTTCGTGCTCGAGAATACGCTGGCCGCGGCGCGCCTGCAACTCGAGGCCGAGGGATGACGTACGCGGCAGCGCTGCGCTACCTCGATAGCTTGATTCGAACGGACCGGCCCCGCCGGCCGTACCACGATGAGAAGCTGGCCAGGATGCGCCATCTGCTGAGCCTGCTCGGCGATCCCCACCGCCGGCTTCGGACCGTGCTGGTGGCCGGGACGAAGGGCAAGGGGTCCACGGCGGTCATGATCGCCGGAATCCTCCGCGCGATGGGTCTGCG is a window of bacterium DNA encoding:
- a CDS encoding tetrahydrofolate dehydrogenase/cyclohydrolase catalytic domain-containing protein, with the protein product MAARILDGRVVAQQRRAPLIEQVGVFTARHSVAPCLAAVLAGANPASQQYVETKARAAGKVGIRSETFHLAGDTSQGDYLALIDDLNRRRDVHGILPQLPLPSQIDPQRVFERIDPLKDVDGLSPENAGRLALGYPRLIPCTPLGILALLDYAGVRLAGAQVVVVGRSNIVGKPVALLTLARNATVMICHSRTIDLAVRTRMADVLIVAVGRPRAIGAEMVKPGAVVIDVGNGRVEGKTVGDVDFDGVKEVAGAITPVPGGVGPMTIEFVLENTLAAARLQLEAEG